The Neobacillus sp. OS1-2 genome includes a window with the following:
- a CDS encoding ribonucleoside-diphosphate reductase subunit alpha gives MTTKVNDEMQLVLDCIKQASEKYQLDTKVLEKQISEWDAADACQQALLYAVNQIAMDQPNWTFVAAHLYLNELYQQAATNRGYERQLKYGDFFHLIKQLTEIGIYSTHLLGSYTKREIDEFAKEIDAERDGLFTYIGLFLLADRYLAHDHERKVYELPQERFMIIAMTIMQNEHPSKRSHLVKEAYWALSNLYMTVATPTLANAGKRFGQLSSCFIDTVDDSLDSIYLNNWDIARLSKDGGGIGLYYGKVRALGSDIKKFKGNSSGVVPWIKLVNDTAVSVDQLGQRQGAIAVYLDVFHKDIMNGFLDLKTNNGDERRKAHDIFTGVAIPDLFMKKLQETDEYGRSIGEWHTFCPHQVKQCMGWKDANGEPLGLEDFYDETDNLYFSKKYEEAAAHPLLPRKTYRAMDIMARIMVSQLETGTPYMFYRDEVNRQNPNKHLSGAGRTSIYCSNLCTEIAQNMSATTIINEYQDEEGNIVIVRRPGDFVVCNLSSINLAKAIPAGVVERLIGIQVRMLDNVIDFNTISVGQAQVTNQKFRAIGLGTFGWHHLLALKGIHWESEAAVEFADQLYEDIAYYTIRTSKELAVEKGVYRAFEGSEWQTGAYFSRKDYRSDRWLKLATDIAEHGIRNGWLMAVAPNSSTAKIGGSTDGIDPIYSVEYAEEKKNFKFKVTAPDLTHRTYPYYRRARHELDQVWSIKQNAARQRHIDQGISFNLYVRHDIKARDLLNLHMEAWRHRLKTTYYVRSTSQAEITECEACQS, from the coding sequence ATGACCACGAAGGTAAATGATGAAATGCAACTGGTACTAGATTGTATCAAACAAGCTTCAGAGAAATACCAATTAGATACGAAGGTACTTGAAAAACAAATCAGTGAATGGGATGCGGCAGACGCCTGCCAGCAAGCGCTTCTCTATGCTGTCAATCAGATTGCAATGGACCAGCCAAATTGGACGTTTGTCGCGGCCCACTTATATTTGAATGAATTATACCAACAGGCGGCAACGAACCGCGGTTATGAGCGCCAGCTGAAATACGGGGATTTTTTTCACCTCATTAAACAATTAACGGAAATCGGCATATATTCTACCCATCTACTAGGCAGTTATACAAAAAGGGAAATCGATGAATTTGCGAAAGAGATCGACGCTGAGCGGGATGGCCTTTTTACCTACATCGGTCTATTTTTACTGGCAGACCGCTACCTTGCCCACGATCATGAGCGAAAGGTGTATGAGTTGCCACAAGAGCGATTTATGATCATTGCGATGACGATCATGCAAAATGAACATCCATCTAAACGGTCCCACCTAGTAAAAGAAGCCTATTGGGCACTTAGCAATCTCTATATGACCGTTGCCACACCAACACTCGCGAATGCCGGCAAACGTTTCGGCCAGCTTTCCTCCTGTTTTATCGATACGGTCGACGATTCGCTCGACAGCATTTATTTAAATAACTGGGATATTGCCCGGTTAAGTAAAGATGGCGGCGGGATTGGGCTCTATTACGGAAAGGTCCGTGCCCTCGGCTCCGATATTAAAAAATTCAAGGGCAACTCTTCGGGGGTTGTGCCGTGGATTAAGCTTGTCAATGATACAGCTGTCAGCGTCGATCAGCTGGGGCAGCGCCAAGGCGCCATTGCCGTGTACTTGGATGTTTTTCATAAAGATATCATGAACGGGTTTCTTGATTTGAAAACGAATAATGGCGATGAGCGCCGCAAAGCCCATGATATTTTTACCGGCGTGGCCATCCCCGATCTGTTTATGAAAAAACTGCAGGAAACTGACGAGTATGGCAGAAGTATCGGCGAGTGGCACACGTTTTGCCCGCATCAGGTGAAGCAGTGCATGGGCTGGAAGGATGCAAACGGGGAGCCCCTTGGACTCGAGGATTTTTATGATGAAACCGACAATCTTTATTTTTCCAAAAAATATGAAGAAGCTGCAGCACACCCGCTCCTGCCCCGAAAAACGTACAGGGCAATGGATATCATGGCGCGGATCATGGTGTCACAGTTGGAAACCGGTACTCCCTATATGTTCTACCGAGATGAAGTAAACCGGCAAAATCCGAATAAGCATCTTTCCGGCGCTGGGCGCACCTCGATTTACTGCAGCAACCTCTGCACGGAAATTGCACAAAATATGTCGGCCACAACCATTATCAACGAGTATCAAGATGAGGAAGGAAACATTGTCATCGTTCGCAGGCCTGGTGATTTCGTGGTTTGCAATCTATCTTCTATTAATCTTGCAAAGGCGATTCCGGCCGGGGTGGTAGAACGATTAATCGGCATTCAAGTAAGAATGCTGGATAACGTCATCGATTTCAATACCATTTCGGTGGGACAGGCACAGGTAACCAATCAAAAGTTCAGAGCCATCGGCCTCGGAACATTCGGCTGGCATCATCTGCTTGCCCTAAAAGGCATTCACTGGGAATCCGAAGCTGCGGTTGAATTTGCCGACCAACTGTATGAGGATATTGCCTACTACACCATTCGTACCTCTAAGGAATTGGCGGTTGAAAAAGGAGTCTATCGCGCGTTTGAAGGCTCCGAGTGGCAAACGGGTGCCTATTTTTCGCGGAAAGATTATCGTTCTGACCGGTGGCTGAAGTTAGCAACGGACATTGCTGAACACGGGATCCGCAATGGCTGGTTAATGGCAGTTGCACCTAACTCTTCTACAGCGAAAATCGGCGGCTCTACGGATGGAATTGACCCGATTTATTCCGTTGAATATGCGGAGGAGAAGAAAAATTTTAAATTCAAAGTCACAGCACCGGATTTAACGCATCGAACCTATCCCTATTACCGCCGGGCGCGACATGAATTGGATCAGGTATGGAGCATTAAACAAAATGCCGCCCGCCAGCGCCACATTGACCAGGGGATCAGCTTTAATCTGTATGTCCGCCATGATATTAAAGCAAGGGATTTATTAAATTTACATATGGAAGCTTGGCGGCATAGACTAAAGACTACGTATTACGTTAGAAGCACATCGCAAGCGGAAATTACCGAATGTGAGGCGTGTCAAAGTTAG
- a CDS encoding ribonucleotide-diphosphate reductase subunit beta, whose protein sequence is MDPHAPLAKIKLLNPQFPNKSTGIINGESSGLLNWNDIAYPQMYGFYQTLLGNFWKAQEINMQDDIKQWDTLSATEKDVFLRINTQLASLDSLQTPTMMQVMDYVTDSSFKSIIAVIAQQEAVHTESYSYILSSLVSLSEQNARFNQAKSDPIVQKRNHLILQAYECFRENPTPQHLFQLAVNSINLEGIYFYAGFAFFYHLARQQKMLKTSTMISYIQRDEMQHAYFIAQFIRILLTENPELNHQENIQYIYQTIEQAVELEKEWAAFILRDITGIDLDEYNGYTEYLANKRLRQLGLANLYEDRSNPMPWIHVFSDEMMNGTKSDFFEQKSRTYAKVSQSNGFDEL, encoded by the coding sequence ATGGATCCCCATGCACCATTAGCAAAAATAAAACTATTAAACCCACAGTTTCCTAATAAATCAACCGGAATCATCAACGGTGAGTCCTCTGGCCTGCTTAACTGGAATGATATCGCCTATCCGCAGATGTACGGCTTTTATCAGACCCTATTGGGCAATTTTTGGAAGGCCCAAGAGATCAATATGCAGGATGACATTAAACAATGGGACACACTCAGTGCAACAGAAAAGGATGTTTTTCTAAGAATTAACACCCAGCTGGCATCGCTCGACAGTTTGCAGACACCAACGATGATGCAGGTGATGGATTATGTGACGGATTCCAGCTTTAAATCGATCATTGCCGTCATTGCCCAGCAGGAGGCGGTGCATACTGAATCGTATTCATACATTCTTAGCTCCCTTGTCTCTTTAAGTGAGCAGAATGCTCGGTTCAATCAAGCAAAAAGTGACCCGATCGTGCAGAAGCGGAATCACTTGATCCTACAGGCATATGAGTGTTTCCGCGAGAATCCGACGCCACAGCATTTGTTTCAGTTGGCGGTGAACTCGATTAATCTTGAGGGGATTTATTTTTATGCAGGTTTTGCCTTTTTCTATCATCTTGCCCGCCAGCAGAAAATGCTGAAAACGAGCACGATGATTAGCTATATCCAACGGGATGAAATGCAGCACGCCTATTTCATTGCTCAATTTATCCGGATACTGCTGACCGAGAATCCTGAATTGAATCATCAGGAAAATATCCAGTATATCTATCAAACCATTGAACAAGCTGTCGAATTAGAAAAGGAATGGGCCGCTTTTATTCTCAGGGATATTACGGGGATTGATTTGGACGAATATAATGGCTACACGGAATACTTGGCAAATAAGCGTTTGCGCCAGCTTGGATTAGCGAATTTATATGAAGACCGCAGCAACCCGATGCCATGGATTCATGTGTTTAGCGATGAAATGATGAACGGCACCAAGTCGGATTTCTTTGAGCAAAAATCACGGACCTATGCGAAGGTATCACAATCGAACGGATTCGATGAACTATGA
- a CDS encoding flavodoxin domain-containing protein translates to MKLAIVYTSKTGNTEDLVQFIRDLFLEKRIMAELFRIEDVPVVKLFTFDAVIIGTYTWGDGEIPVEMLALYHAFETEEVDHIVTGIIGSGDSFYPQFCGAVDAFRDMLYVQSRLAATLKIEVAMQVADQERCSRFVDIIWNKIENGA, encoded by the coding sequence ATGAAACTAGCCATCGTGTATACCTCGAAAACAGGGAATACAGAAGATCTAGTCCAGTTCATAAGAGATTTATTTTTAGAGAAAAGGATCATGGCGGAACTTTTTCGGATTGAGGATGTTCCCGTAGTGAAGCTATTTACCTTTGATGCGGTCATTATTGGTACGTACACATGGGGTGATGGGGAGATTCCAGTTGAAATGCTCGCGCTTTACCACGCATTTGAAACCGAGGAGGTAGACCATATCGTGACCGGTATAATCGGAAGCGGGGATAGCTTTTACCCTCAATTTTGCGGTGCAGTCGATGCTTTCAGGGACATGCTCTATGTTCAAAGTCGCTTGGCGGCCACCCTGAAAATCGAAGTCGCCATGCAAGTGGCAGACCAAGAACGCTGCAGTAGATTTGTTGATATCATTTGGAATAAAATTGAAAATGGTGCCTGA
- the sinI gene encoding DNA-binding anti-repressor SinI, translating into MLTVDKEMMDIDEEWLKLILEAKELGLSIQSIQAFLNQKEQQA; encoded by the coding sequence ATGTTAACGGTAGACAAGGAAATGATGGACATTGACGAAGAATGGTTGAAACTCATTTTAGAGGCAAAAGAATTGGGATTATCCATTCAATCCATTCAAGCCTTTTTAAATCAAAAGGAACAACAAGCATAA
- a CDS encoding LytR family transcriptional regulator, with protein MRTAKKKKRKWLRVTGIILLVLLVAGGAYAFTVYKSFKNAVDTMHQPIDRKQSEKRQEPVKFKEKDPFSVLMLGVDERKGDKGRSDTMIVLTVNPNNNSVKMLSIPRDTRTEIVGKGKEDKINHAYAFGGIPMSMDTVENFLDIPIDYYMQVNMEGFKDIVNAVGGITVQNDLDFTQDGFHFTKGPLTLNGDKALSYTRMRYEDPRGDFGRQTRQRQIIQGVIQEGASVSSLTNFSDIFAALGKNVKTNLTFDQLMDIQKNYKEAGKNIQQMEIKEQGTKINSIYYGLVSPEEKQRVQNELKAQLELN; from the coding sequence ATGAGGACTGCTAAAAAGAAGAAAAGAAAGTGGCTAAGGGTAACAGGAATTATCTTGTTGGTTCTACTAGTTGCCGGTGGTGCCTATGCCTTCACCGTCTATAAATCTTTTAAAAATGCCGTAGATACGATGCACCAGCCAATTGACCGGAAACAATCCGAAAAGCGCCAAGAACCAGTAAAGTTCAAGGAAAAAGACCCATTTTCTGTATTGATGTTAGGAGTCGATGAACGTAAAGGTGACAAAGGCCGTTCCGATACCATGATCGTATTAACGGTTAATCCGAACAACAATTCAGTCAAAATGCTCAGCATTCCACGTGACACCCGTACGGAAATCGTTGGAAAGGGAAAAGAAGATAAGATTAATCACGCCTATGCCTTTGGTGGGATTCCGATGTCAATGGATACGGTTGAAAACTTCCTTGATATTCCAATTGATTATTATATGCAGGTGAATATGGAAGGATTTAAGGATATCGTCAATGCGGTGGGCGGCATTACCGTCCAGAATGATTTAGACTTTACACAAGATGGATTCCATTTTACAAAAGGACCCTTAACACTAAATGGTGATAAGGCCTTAAGTTACACACGTATGCGATACGAGGACCCTAGAGGGGACTTTGGTCGTCAAACCAGACAGCGTCAAATCATTCAAGGGGTCATTCAAGAAGGAGCAAGTGTATCAAGCTTGACTAACTTCTCAGATATCTTCGCTGCCCTTGGCAAAAACGTAAAGACGAACCTAACGTTTGATCAACTAATGGACATTCAAAAGAATTACAAAGAAGCAGGCAAGAACATTCAGCAAATGGAAATAAAAGAACAAGGAACAAAGATTAATTCAATTTATTATGGATTAGTGTCACCCGAAGAGAAGCAAAGAGTCCAAAATGAATTAAAAGCACAATTAGAACTGAACTAA
- a CDS encoding glutathione peroxidase, whose protein sequence is MKTVYDFQVKMPNGEEKSLQEYEGKPLIIVNTASKCGFTPQFTGLQKLYDTYHERGLEILGFPCSQFNNQEFAEIDKTTEFCQINYGVTFPIFAKIDVNGPFSDPLFKYLKEQKTGLLSPRIKWNFTKFLVDRNGQVIKRYAPTVDPSSIEADLVKILA, encoded by the coding sequence ATGAAAACCGTGTATGACTTTCAAGTAAAAATGCCGAATGGTGAAGAAAAATCATTGCAAGAGTACGAGGGCAAACCATTAATTATCGTCAATACAGCCAGCAAATGCGGGTTTACTCCCCAATTTACAGGACTTCAGAAATTATATGATACCTATCATGAGCGCGGGTTGGAGATTTTAGGCTTCCCATGTTCCCAGTTCAACAATCAGGAATTTGCTGAAATCGATAAAACAACTGAATTTTGCCAGATTAACTACGGGGTTACCTTTCCTATTTTTGCAAAGATTGACGTAAACGGCCCTTTTTCGGACCCCCTATTCAAGTATTTAAAGGAACAAAAGACGGGACTTCTATCCCCGCGGATTAAATGGAACTTTACCAAATTCCTTGTCGACCGTAACGGCCAGGTAATCAAACGCTATGCGCCAACGGTGGATCCGAGTAGTATCGAGGCGGATTTAGTAAAGATATTGGCTTAA
- a CDS encoding energy-coupling factor transporter transmembrane component T, which produces MAVEMLSYIERQSPVHRLTGVTKLICFITWSTIAMLTYDTRVLVFLLLLSVGVFIVSKVKLKEVAFVLLFILSFLMINNLAIYVFSPQEGVAIYGTSHVLVDIGGGRYSLTLEQLFYQMNVTLKYFTVIPAAILFIVTTNPSEFAASLNRVGISYRISYAVALALRYIPDIQRDFRTIALSQQARGMDMSRKEKLPKRIKNAASIIIPLILSSLDKIEIISNAMELRGFGKNKRRTWYRARPFQKIDIVTIILFILILGASLSITFHDGNRFYNPF; this is translated from the coding sequence ATGGCAGTAGAGATGCTTTCCTATATTGAGCGGCAATCACCGGTCCACAGGCTTACCGGTGTTACCAAGCTGATTTGTTTTATAACTTGGTCGACAATTGCGATGCTCACCTATGACACGCGTGTTTTGGTCTTTCTTCTTCTATTAAGTGTAGGCGTTTTTATCGTTTCCAAGGTAAAGCTGAAGGAAGTAGCTTTTGTCCTCTTATTTATACTATCTTTTCTCATGATTAATAATCTAGCCATCTATGTGTTTTCACCGCAAGAGGGTGTGGCGATTTATGGTACGAGCCATGTGCTGGTAGACATCGGTGGCGGGCGCTATTCGCTTACGCTAGAGCAGCTATTTTACCAAATGAATGTCACGCTTAAATATTTCACTGTCATTCCGGCGGCGATCTTGTTTATCGTGACCACCAACCCGAGTGAATTTGCTGCATCGTTAAACCGCGTCGGCATCAGCTACCGAATTTCTTATGCTGTCGCACTGGCGCTACGCTATATTCCTGATATTCAACGGGATTTTCGGACGATTGCGCTTTCCCAGCAGGCACGGGGAATGGATATGTCGCGTAAGGAAAAACTACCGAAGCGGATCAAAAATGCCGCCTCGATCATCATCCCGCTTATTCTTTCAAGTCTTGATAAGATCGAAATCATCAGTAATGCGATGGAACTGCGCGGCTTTGGAAAAAACAAAAGGCGCACCTGGTATCGCGCACGTCCTTTTCAAAAAATAGATATTGTTACTATTATTCTATTCATTCTGATTTTGGGGGCTTCACTTTCTATCACCTTTCATGACGGCAATCGGTTTTATAATCCGTTTTGA
- a CDS encoding ABC transporter ATP-binding protein: protein MKIPVIQFENYSFQYSSQTAPTLYEINLTIHQGEKVLIVGPSGSGKSTLGHCLNGLVPFSYKGNVSGSLKINGEDTMDLDIFTLSKKVGTVLQDPDGQFIGLTVAEDIAFALENDCAPQPQMLEKVGDVVKMVEMEEYLDSSLHHLSGGQKQRVSLAGVMVDDVEVLLFDEPLANLDPATGKYAIELIDQIQKKTNKTVVIIEHRLEDVLHCSVDRIIVIDEGRIIGDMTPDELLASPLLERCSVREPLYVKAAKYAGCAITPEMKPAHLDSFQVESCKSQLVDWFTKVNSPQPRVKAEVILEVKDITFGYKPGQETIHDVSFSIEKGEMVCIVGKNGAGKSTLSKLICGFEKPSAGGIYYRGQDSSGDSIKERAARIGMVMQNPNQMISKQMIFDEVALGLFIRGIPEDEIKERVLKTLKICGLYPFRNWPISALSFGQKKRVTIASILVLEPEVLILDEPTAGQDFRHYTDIMEFLVELNRHGVTIIMITHDMHLMLEYTPRAIVMAGGRKIADDTAIHVLADSAMIEQANLKETSLFKLAERAGINETKEFVRRFIAYDRGVRQKWQ, encoded by the coding sequence ATGAAAATACCAGTTATTCAATTTGAGAATTATAGTTTTCAATATAGCAGTCAGACGGCACCAACCTTGTATGAGATCAATTTAACGATACACCAAGGAGAAAAGGTTCTGATTGTCGGCCCTTCTGGGTCTGGAAAAAGCACACTTGGTCATTGTCTCAATGGCCTTGTTCCCTTTTCGTATAAAGGAAATGTGTCCGGAAGTTTGAAAATCAATGGTGAGGATACAATGGACCTTGATATTTTCACACTTTCCAAAAAGGTAGGGACCGTTCTCCAAGATCCTGATGGACAATTCATTGGACTTACGGTTGCAGAAGATATCGCATTTGCGCTCGAAAATGATTGTGCACCACAACCACAAATGCTTGAAAAGGTTGGAGACGTTGTGAAAATGGTCGAAATGGAGGAGTATTTGGATTCCTCGCTCCATCATCTTTCTGGGGGACAAAAGCAACGGGTCTCGCTCGCGGGTGTCATGGTCGATGACGTTGAGGTACTGTTATTCGATGAGCCGCTTGCCAATCTTGATCCGGCAACAGGAAAATATGCAATTGAACTCATTGACCAGATTCAAAAGAAAACAAACAAAACAGTCGTGATTATTGAGCACCGCCTAGAGGATGTCTTACATTGCTCGGTTGACCGCATCATTGTCATAGATGAAGGCAGGATTATCGGTGACATGACTCCCGATGAATTATTGGCTTCACCGCTGTTGGAGCGGTGTTCTGTCCGCGAGCCCTTATATGTGAAAGCAGCCAAATATGCCGGGTGTGCGATCACGCCGGAAATGAAGCCTGCCCATCTTGATAGCTTCCAAGTCGAAAGCTGCAAATCTCAGTTGGTAGACTGGTTTACAAAAGTGAACTCCCCGCAGCCAAGAGTGAAAGCAGAGGTTATTTTGGAAGTAAAGGATATCACATTTGGGTACAAACCTGGACAAGAGACCATTCATGATGTTTCTTTTTCAATTGAAAAAGGAGAAATGGTCTGTATTGTGGGAAAAAATGGCGCCGGCAAATCGACATTGTCCAAATTAATCTGTGGCTTTGAGAAGCCGAGCGCAGGAGGAATTTATTATCGCGGCCAGGATAGCAGCGGCGATAGCATTAAAGAACGGGCAGCACGGATTGGCATGGTGATGCAAAATCCGAATCAGATGATTTCCAAGCAAATGATCTTTGATGAGGTGGCGCTGGGTCTTTTCATTCGCGGTATCCCGGAGGACGAAATAAAAGAGCGTGTCCTAAAGACGTTGAAAATTTGCGGCTTGTATCCGTTTCGAAACTGGCCGATTTCGGCGCTAAGCTTTGGCCAGAAAAAGCGGGTGACGATTGCTTCGATCTTGGTTTTAGAACCAGAGGTGCTGATTCTCGATGAACCGACGGCAGGGCAGGACTTTCGCCATTATACTGACATAATGGAATTCTTGGTGGAACTCAACCGACATGGGGTCACAATCATCATGATTACTCATGATATGCATCTCATGCTCGAATACACACCGCGGGCGATTGTGATGGCAGGCGGGAGAAAAATAGCCGATGACACAGCGATTCACGTATTGGCCGATTCTGCGATGATCGAACAGGCAAACCTAAAGGAAACCTCCCTTTTTAAACTGGCGGAGCGAGCGGGAATTAATGAAACGAAGGAGTTTGTCCGGCGATTTATTGCGTATGATCGAGGGGTGAGGCAGAAATGGCAGTAG
- a CDS encoding ECF-type riboflavin transporter substrate-binding protein: MKRSQLSIKTIVAIGIGAAVFVILGRFAAIPTGVPNTNFDTSYGFLALMAIIFGPVAGGLIGLIGHALKDAIFYGTPWWSWVVVSGIVGFLIGLAAKKIQIESGAFTVKKIILFNVVQIVVQAIGWFVIAPTLDVLIYAEPVNKVYLQGLVAGGLNMVTVAVLGTLLLSIYAKSRSQSGSLTKDV; the protein is encoded by the coding sequence ATGAAAAGAAGTCAATTATCAATTAAAACGATTGTGGCCATTGGCATCGGAGCAGCTGTATTCGTGATTTTGGGAAGATTTGCGGCGATTCCAACTGGGGTTCCGAATACAAACTTTGATACTTCCTATGGCTTTTTGGCGTTAATGGCTATTATCTTCGGACCCGTTGCCGGTGGCTTGATTGGGTTAATCGGCCATGCCTTAAAGGATGCGATCTTCTACGGAACGCCGTGGTGGAGCTGGGTGGTTGTCTCGGGGATCGTCGGTTTCTTAATTGGCCTGGCAGCGAAGAAAATCCAGATTGAATCGGGTGCTTTTACGGTAAAAAAGATTATTCTCTTTAACGTGGTTCAGATCGTCGTCCAAGCGATTGGCTGGTTCGTGATTGCGCCAACATTGGATGTATTGATTTATGCTGAACCAGTGAACAAGGTTTATTTACAAGGCCTTGTCGCCGGGGGTTTAAACATGGTAACGGTCGCTGTCCTAGGCACGTTACTGCTAAGCATTTATGCAAAAAGCCGCAGTCAAAGCGGCAGTTTAACGAAAGATGTTTAG
- a CDS encoding S-adenosyl-l-methionine hydroxide adenosyltransferase family protein — translation MNNNLVLQTDFGISDGAVSAMYGVAIGVNPAIRIFDLTHDIPQYHIWEGSYRLYQTVSYWPAGTVFVSVVDPGVGSERRSIAVKTALGQFIITPDNGTLTHLKKCMGIAEARIIDETINRLPRSGESYTFHGRDVYAFTGARLASNLIPFEQVGPEVPVDSLIELPMAEPSITNQVLTGHIDILDIRFGNLWTNIDRVLFKDLSAGYGDSFEVTIENDTRQVYKNIMTFGRTFADIHLGEPLLYVNSLDKIGVALNQGSFAKAYHIETGASWKIIIRKL, via the coding sequence ATGAATAACAATCTCGTGTTGCAAACTGATTTTGGTATAAGTGATGGTGCTGTCAGTGCGATGTATGGTGTGGCAATTGGAGTGAATCCGGCCATTCGGATTTTTGATCTAACCCATGACATCCCGCAATATCATATTTGGGAAGGCTCCTACCGCTTATACCAGACGGTTTCTTATTGGCCGGCTGGCACGGTATTTGTTTCAGTTGTGGATCCGGGTGTTGGCTCTGAACGGAGAAGTATTGCCGTGAAAACGGCGTTAGGTCAGTTTATTATTACTCCGGATAACGGGACGCTTACCCATTTGAAAAAATGTATGGGCATTGCCGAAGCGAGAATCATTGATGAGACGATCAATCGCCTGCCACGCTCCGGTGAATCCTATACGTTTCATGGACGTGATGTTTATGCCTTTACCGGAGCACGGCTTGCTTCCAACCTGATTCCATTTGAGCAGGTAGGTCCCGAGGTGCCGGTGGATTCCCTTATTGAGCTGCCCATGGCGGAGCCAAGCATCACCAATCAAGTCCTAACCGGTCACATCGATATTTTAGACATACGATTCGGGAATTTATGGACTAATATTGACCGCGTCCTTTTTAAAGATTTATCTGCCGGATATGGCGATTCCTTTGAGGTGACCATTGAAAATGATACCCGCCAAGTCTATAAAAATATCATGACCTTTGGCCGGACCTTCGCTGATATTCATTTAGGGGAACCATTACTCTATGTGAATTCACTCGACAAAATTGGCGTGGCGCTAAACCAAGGATCTTTTGCCAAGGCGTATCATATTGAAACGGGGGCTTCTTGGAAAATCATCATCCGAAAACTTTAA